One Polynucleobacter sp. MWH-Spelu-300-X4 genomic window carries:
- the dapE gene encoding succinyl-diaminopimelate desuccinylase yields the protein MSKHPTLALTEALIAQHSVTPADGGCQELIASRLKPLGFECETIISGPDHFRVTNLWAVKRGTKGKDGKLLSFAGHTDVVPTGPLDKWSSDPFTPTHKNGLLYGRGAADMKTSLAAFVVASEEFIASNPNHQGSIAFLLTSDEEGPAHDGTVIVCNELKKRGERLDYCVVGEPTSVDQLGDTIKNGRRGSLSGKLKIMGVQGHIAYPHLAKNPIHLMAPALAEIASITWDQGNEHFPPTTWQVSNIHAGTGATNVIPGEIIIDFNFRFSTASTAEGLKTILEDVLKKHQLHYTIDWNLGGEPFLTEPGDLSVALQKSIKDSTGIEAVLSTTGGTSDGRFIAKICPQVIEFGPRNESIHKIDEHIALSDIEPLKNVYKGVLEKLIA from the coding sequence GTGAGTAAACATCCTACCCTTGCTTTAACTGAAGCATTAATAGCGCAACATTCAGTTACCCCTGCTGATGGCGGCTGCCAAGAATTAATAGCCAGCCGCTTAAAGCCTCTCGGGTTCGAATGTGAAACTATTATTAGCGGCCCAGATCATTTTCGGGTAACTAATCTTTGGGCGGTTAAACGCGGAACCAAGGGTAAAGATGGTAAGTTACTAAGTTTTGCAGGCCATACAGATGTTGTGCCCACAGGACCATTAGATAAATGGTCATCAGATCCCTTTACACCCACCCATAAAAATGGCTTGTTATATGGTCGTGGTGCTGCAGACATGAAAACATCTCTAGCTGCATTTGTTGTTGCTAGCGAAGAATTTATTGCCAGCAACCCTAACCATCAGGGCTCTATCGCATTTCTTTTAACAAGCGATGAAGAAGGCCCTGCTCATGACGGGACCGTTATTGTTTGCAATGAACTAAAAAAACGTGGTGAACGATTAGATTACTGTGTTGTTGGCGAGCCAACATCGGTAGATCAGCTTGGCGACACTATTAAAAATGGCCGCCGAGGATCTCTTTCTGGAAAGCTAAAAATTATGGGGGTTCAAGGCCATATTGCTTACCCTCATCTAGCAAAAAATCCCATCCATTTGATGGCTCCCGCTCTAGCGGAAATAGCTTCAATAACTTGGGATCAAGGTAATGAACATTTCCCACCCACAACATGGCAGGTATCAAATATTCATGCTGGTACGGGCGCAACCAATGTTATTCCCGGCGAAATTATTATTGATTTCAACTTTAGATTTTCTACAGCTAGTACTGCTGAAGGGCTAAAAACCATTCTAGAAGATGTACTAAAAAAACATCAACTTCACTACACCATCGACTGGAATTTGGGTGGTGAGCCATTCTTGACAGAACCAGGAGACTTATCTGTAGCCCTGCAAAAGTCAATTAAAGATTCAACAGGTATAGAAGCGGTACTATCCACCACAGGCGGCACTAGCGATGGCAGATTTATAGCGAAAATATGTCCACAAGTTATTGAGTTTGGCCCCCGCAATGAGAGCATCCATAAGATTGATGAACATATTGCTTTATCTGATATTGAGCCATTAAAGAATGTCTATAAAGGTGTTCTAGAAAAGCTTATTGCTTAA
- the dapD gene encoding 2,3,4,5-tetrahydropyridine-2,6-dicarboxylate N-succinyltransferase: protein MTTLQNIIDQAWEDRANLSPSAAPAAVRDAVSQVLAGLNDGSIRVAERESVGKWHVNQWVKKAVLISFRLEDNQVMSADGKGGFPQFYDKVPTKFANYTSEDFAKGGFRVVPPATARRGSFIGKNVVLMPSYVNIGAYVDEGSMVDTWATVGSCAQIGKNVHLSGGVGIGGVLEPVQAGPVIIEDNCFIGARSEVVEGVVIEENAVLSMGVYIGQSTKIYDRETGEVHYGRVPAGSVVVPGSLPSACGKYSLYAAVIVKKVDAQTRAKTAINDLLRD, encoded by the coding sequence ATGACAACGTTACAGAACATTATCGATCAAGCTTGGGAAGATCGCGCTAATTTATCCCCTTCTGCAGCCCCTGCAGCAGTCCGCGATGCAGTTTCTCAAGTATTAGCTGGCTTAAATGACGGCTCTATTCGTGTTGCTGAACGTGAATCTGTTGGTAAATGGCATGTCAACCAATGGGTTAAAAAGGCAGTATTAATCTCATTCAGACTAGAAGACAATCAAGTGATGTCGGCTGATGGAAAAGGTGGTTTTCCTCAGTTTTATGACAAAGTGCCAACTAAATTTGCCAATTACACTTCTGAAGACTTTGCTAAAGGCGGTTTTCGTGTGGTTCCGCCAGCAACCGCTCGTCGCGGCTCATTCATTGGTAAAAATGTTGTTTTAATGCCCTCTTACGTCAATATTGGCGCTTATGTAGATGAAGGCTCAATGGTCGATACATGGGCTACCGTTGGTTCTTGCGCACAAATTGGCAAGAATGTTCATCTATCAGGTGGCGTCGGTATTGGTGGGGTGCTGGAGCCTGTTCAAGCAGGCCCAGTCATTATTGAAGACAACTGCTTTATTGGCGCACGTTCTGAAGTTGTTGAAGGTGTGGTTATTGAAGAAAACGCCGTTCTTTCAATGGGTGTTTATATTGGTCAAAGCACCAAGATTTATGACCGTGAAACTGGTGAAGTTCACTATGGTCGTGTACCAGCTGGTTCGGTAGTCGTTCCTGGCTCTCTACCATCTGCTTGTGGAAAATACAGCCTATATGCAGCTGTCATTGTTAAGAAAGTTGATGCTCAAACTCGTGCTAAAACAGCTATCAATGACCTATTACGCGACTAA